In Glycine max cultivar Williams 82 chromosome 7, Glycine_max_v4.0, whole genome shotgun sequence, a single window of DNA contains:
- the LOC102667572 gene encoding heat shock 70 kDa protein 4, producing MAREYEGCAVGIDLGTTYSCVAVWLEQHCRVEIIHNDQGNNTTPSCVAFTDHQRLIGEAAKNQAATNPENTVFDAKRLIGRKFSDPVIQKDKMLWPFKIVAGINDKPMISLNYKGQEKHLLAEEVSSMVLTKMREIAEAYLETPVKNAVVTVPAYFNDSQRKATIDAGSIAGLNVMRIINEPTAAAIAYGLDKRTNCVGERSIFIFDLGGGTFDVSLLIIKDKVFRVKATAGNTHLGGEDFDNRMVNYFVQEFKRKNKVDISGNARALRRLRSACERAKRILSYAVTTNIEVDALFQGIDFCSSITRAKFEEINMELFEECMETVDRCLSDANMDKSSVHDVVLVGGSSRIPKVQELLQDFFNGKILCKSINPDEAVAYGAAVQAALLSKGIVNVPDLVLLDITPLSLGISLKGDLMSVVIPRNTTIPVKTTETYSTAVDNQSAVLIEVYEGERTRASDNNLLGFFRLSGIPPVPRNHLVYICFAIDENGILSVSAEEKSTGNKNEITITNDKERLSTKEIKRMIQEAEYYQAEDKKFLRKAKAMNDLDCYVYKIKNALKQKDISSKLCSKEKEDVSSAITRATDLLEGNNQQDDIAVFEDNLKELESIIERMKAMGKIV from the exons ATGGCCAGAGAATACGAGGGATGTGCAGTGGGAATTGACCTTGGCACAACTTACTCGTGTGTTGCAGTGTGGCTGGAGCAGCACTGTCGAGTGGAGATCATCCACAATGACCAAGGCAACAATACCACCCCTTCTTGTGTTGCTTTCACAGACCATCAAAGGTTGATTGGTGAAGCTGCTAAAAACCAGGCTGCTACCAACCCAGAGAACACTGTGTTTG ATGCTAAGAGGTTGATTGGTAGGAAATTTAGTGACCCTGTtattcaaaaagataaaatgttgTGGCCGTTCAAGATTGTTGCTGGTATTAATGACAAACCCATGATTTCCCTTAATTACAAGGGCCAGGAGAAACACCTTTTAGCCGAGGAAGTATCATCTATGGTCCTCACAAAGATGCGGGAGATTGCAGAGGCATATTTGGAAACACCTGTAAAAAATGCAGTGGTTACTGTGCCTGCTTATTTCAATGACTCACAACGTAAAGCCACCATAGATGCTGGTTCTATTGCAGGCCTGAATGTTATGCGGATAATCAATGAACCTACTGCTGCAGCTATTGCATATGGGCTTGACAAGAGAACTAATTGTGTTGGAGAGCGAAGCATCTTCATCTTTGACCTTGGTGGTGGTACTTTTGACGTGTCTCTCCTCATAATTAAGGATAAGGTCTTCCGAGTTAAGGCCACTGCAGGAAACACTCACCTTGGAGGGGAGGACTTTGACAACAGAATGGTGAACTACTTTGTACAAGAGTTCAAGAGGAAGAACAAAGTTGACATTAGTGGGAATGCAAGAGCCCTAAGGAGGTTGAGAAGTGCATGCGAGAGGGCAAAAAGGATACTCTCGTATGCAGTGACTACCAACATTGAGGTAGATGCTTTATTCCAGGGCATTGACTTTTGCTCCTCAATCACCCGTGCAAAATTTGAGGAAATCAATATGGAGCTCTTTGAAGAGTGTATGGAAACAGTAGATAGGTGTCTTTCTGATGCCAACATGGACAAGAGCAGTGTACATGATGTTGTCCTTGTTGGTGGTTCTTCTAGGATTCCAAAAGTGCAGGAGCTATTGCAGGACTTCTTCAATGGGAAGATTCTGTGCAAGAGCATCAACCCTGACGAGGCTGTTGCTTATGGTGCAGCTGTGCAGGCTGCTTTGTTGAGTAAAGGCATTGTGAATGTTCCAGACTTGGTCCTGTTGGATATTACACCTCTGTCTCTTGGTATATCGCTAAAAGGAGATCTCATGAGTGTGGTGATTCCTAGAAATACTACCATTCCTGTAAAGACGACAGAAACATACTCTACAGCTGTAGATAACCAATCTGCTGTCCTGATTGAGGTTTATGAGGGTGAGAGAACAAGAGCCAGTGATAACAATTTGCTGGGTTTTTTTAGGCTTTCTGGCATTCCTCCTGTTCCTCGTAACCATCTTGTGTATATTTGCTTTGCCATAGATGAAAATGGTATTCTATCTGTTTCTGCCGAGGAAAAAAGCACTGGCAATAAGAATGAGATTACCATAACCAATGACAAAGAAAGGTTATCAaccaaagaaattaaaagaatgatTCAAGAAGCTGAGTATTACCAGGCTGAAGATAAGAAATTCCTTAGGAAGGCCAAAGCAATGAATGATTTGGATTGTTACGTTTACAAGATCAAGAATGCTTTAAAGCAAAAGGATATCAGCTCAAAGCTTTGCTCAAAAGAAAAGGAGGATGTTAGTTCTGCAATTACAAGAGCTACAGATTTGCTTGAAGGTAATAACCAGCAGGATGACATAGCTGTGTTTGAGGATAATCTGAAAGAGCTTGAGAGCATCATTGAACGCATGAAGGCCATGGGCAAAATTGTTTAG
- the LOC102667953 gene encoding uncharacterized protein: MEMSTKKGCPSHAQPMQLKPPGAPFKCSGCKQMGLGCSYHCESSNCSYTLHEECAKAVSLAFHSFFPKSDFEFHEKAPGNRTRYCDGCGKDVLGFVYHCSTTGYDLHPCCLKLKHSLSDEEGRVTLELCQKVPSKCGKCKHRNVVEGVKGWSYVSSGGNYCYHVSCVKELIFENWKRGYFSQETNSTGMRSDSENTQIALRSMAMVQSGRRSRRIKKYTKIAVLVFKLVVSAIFGNPISAIAALVEALVSD, from the coding sequence ATGGAAATGAGTACTAAGAAGGGTTGTCCAAGCCATGCACAACCAATGCAACTGAAGCCACCAGGTGCACCATTCAAATGCAGTGGATGTAAACAAATGGGGTTAGGATGCAGTTACCACTGCGAAAGCAGCAACTGCAGTTACACCCTCCATGAAGAGTGTGCGAAAGCTGTTTCTCTAGCCTTCCATTCCTTTTTCCCCAAGAGCGATTTCGAGTTTCATGAGAAAGCACCGGGGAACCGCACTAGGTATTGTGATGGCTGTGGAAAAGATGTGCTGGGGTTTGTGTACCACTGCTCTACCACAGGATATGACCTACATCCATGCTGCTTGAAGCTGAAACATAGCCTTTCTGATGAAGAAGGGCGCGTGACGCTTGAACTGTGCCAGAAGGTTCCCTCCAAGTGTGGGAAGTGTAAGCATAGGAATGTTGTGGAGGGAGTTAAAGGGTGGTCTTATGTGTCTTCTGGGGGGAATTATTGTTACCATGTGTCGTGTGTGAAGGAACTGATTTTTGAGAATTGGAAGAGGGGTTATTTCTCTCAAGAAACAAATTCAACTGGGATGCGTAGTGATAGCGAGAACACTCAAATTGCACTGAGAAGCATGGCGATGGTGCAAAGTGGAAGAAggtcaagaagaatcaagaagTACACTAAGATTGCTGTGTTGGTGTTCAAGTTAGTAGTTTCAGCTATTTTTGGAAATCCTATATCTGCCATTGCTGCCCTTGTGGAAGCCCTTGTTTCTGATTGA